Proteins co-encoded in one Candidatus Nitrosacidococcus tergens genomic window:
- the nuoI gene encoding NADH-quinone oxidoreductase subunit NuoI gives MNTLRSYFKSFLLWELILGLKLTGRYLFARKITVQFPEERTPLSPRFRGLHALRRYPNGEERCIACKLCEAVCPALAITIDSHQREDKTRRTTRYDIDLFKCIYCGFCEEACPVDSIVLTRVFDYHFEERGEQIMHKGQLLAIGDKYEHQIAADRTADAPYR, from the coding sequence TCAAAAGTTTTTTACTCTGGGAGCTAATTCTTGGCTTAAAACTAACCGGTCGTTACCTATTTGCTAGAAAAATAACTGTTCAATTTCCAGAAGAAAGAACTCCTTTATCTCCTAGATTCAGAGGGCTTCACGCTCTGCGGCGCTACCCTAATGGGGAAGAAAGATGTATTGCTTGTAAGTTATGTGAGGCTGTATGCCCTGCTTTAGCTATTACTATTGACTCCCATCAAAGAGAAGATAAAACTCGTCGTACAACTCGATATGATATTGATCTTTTTAAATGTATTTATTGTGGTTTTTGCGAAGAAGCATGCCCTGTTGACTCAATCGTATTAACAAGAGTTTTCGATTACCATTTTGAAGAGCGTGGCGAACAAATTATGCATAAGGGGCAATTATTAGCGATTGGTGATAAATACGAACATCAGATTGCTGCTGATAGGACAGCAGATGCACCTTATCGATAA
- a CDS encoding NADH-quinone oxidoreductase subunit J has product MEKILFYIFSSILLFAASMVITVRNPIQATLFLILAFFTSAAIWLLLEAEFLAIILILVYIGAVMVLFLFVVMMLDINLVSLREGFIKYLPIGLLVSALTAFEMMAVLKPENFGLSVPTPHDSNYSNTEELGNILYTVYSYPFELAAAILLIAIVAAITLTLRRGISKHQDPSQQVQVNPKDRVKLVKMTNSETQK; this is encoded by the coding sequence ATGGAAAAAATACTATTTTATATCTTTTCTTCTATTTTGCTGTTTGCGGCATCTATGGTAATTACAGTACGTAATCCTATCCAAGCAACTTTATTTTTAATTTTGGCTTTTTTTACAAGTGCGGCAATCTGGCTGCTACTTGAAGCAGAATTTTTAGCTATTATTTTAATACTGGTCTACATCGGTGCAGTAATGGTTTTATTTTTATTTGTGGTTATGATGTTAGATATTAATTTAGTTTCTTTACGAGAAGGATTCATCAAATATCTTCCCATAGGACTGCTAGTATCAGCATTAACTGCATTTGAGATGATGGCAGTATTAAAACCAGAGAATTTTGGTTTATCTGTACCTACACCTCATGATTCAAACTATAGTAACACAGAGGAACTAGGGAATATTCTCTATACAGTCTATAGTTATCCTTTTGAGCTTGCTGCAGCAATTTTACTAATAGCTATTGTTGCAGCGATTACCCTTACTTTACGGAGAGGTATTAGTAAACATCAAGATCCGTCACAACAAGTACAAGTGAATCCTAAAGATCGAGTTAAGCTGGTTAAAATGACCAACTCAGAAACCCAGAAATAG